In Leptospira fletcheri, the genomic window TTTCGGAGAATGGCAATCCAGATCGGGAAGGAAGGATCGTCTTTTACTAGCCGGAAAAGGCGATACGAAATTGATGCATAAGCTCACGAAAAATCCTTTCGTATCGGCATTAGGCTTTTTAGAGGAATCGGAAAAAGCCCGCCACATAGCGGAAGCGGATCTACTAATCAACCCGTCTCCAATGGAGAGTTTTTCCATTATTTTGATGGAAGCCTGGATCCGAAGAACACCGGTCTTAGTGAACGGCCGGTCCGACGTGTTGCGCGGGCATTGCATCCGTAGTAACGGAGGACTTTACTATGTCGACCGGGAAAGTTTCATAGCAACAGCGGAATATTTAGTTTCCCATCCGAAGGAGAGGGAGGCGATGGGCATCAGCGGAAGCAGATATGTGGAGTTGAATTTTAACCCGGAAACCGTGGAAAAAAAACTCATCGGGATCGTGGAGCGCACGATTCGCAGACGTTATTCGGAGTAAACCCCCGGTCCGAGACCGGAATTAGGACTCTTTCTTTTCCATTAAACGAATCATCATTCTATTCATGGATTCGATTTCCGGACCGCTCAAAGTCTGAAACCTTTCCCGAACACAATTGGTGAATTTCGAATCCAGCTTTTGAAAGATTTTTTTACCGTTCGAGGTAAGACCCAGGTCCCAGGCCCTTCTATCGTCCTCGTTCCGAATCGAATCCAACAGACCTTTCGCCCTCAGCTTTTCGATCAATACAGTTATGTATGCAGGGCTGACGTCGAGTTCTTTGGCAAGATCGGCAGATCGTAACCTCTCGTTCGGATAAAGACTTCGAAGAACGATGAATTCGTTCATAGTGTATCCTTCACGGGAAATCAAATTGCCGAATTCCTTTTTCAGATCGCGAGAGAATGTCCGGAATCGTTCCGACAATTCCTGAAGAGTATCGACTTTTACTCGCGCCATTCCATTTATCCGATTAACAATTAACCCGGTTAAACATCTGACCCGGAAAACCGAAGAATCCTTTCCATATTTTTCCGAAGAACCTTCTTTTTTCCAAAGAGAGAACCGTTCAAAGTCGGTTCAGATATTCTTCCAAAGTTTCGACCATTTTTTCGTGCAACGTTCCGTTCGAAGCGATAATATTGGACACGTAAGGATGAAAATCGTTATTATCGAACGTACTTAATTTCCCGCCCGCTTCCTGTAAAATGGCAGCGGCGGCGGTCATGTCCCAAGGCTTGAGGTCTTCTTCCCAAAACGCGTCGAACTTACCGTCCGCCACCCAACATATATCCAGTCCCGCAGATCCTGTTCTTCTAATCCCTCTGGATCGGAGAAGAAAGTTCTTAAGATTAAAGACCAATCTATCTATTCGATCGCCTTTGTCGTACGGGAATCCGGTGCAAAGTAGTGCGTTTTTCAGCTCTTTCGTTTTCGAAACCGAGATGGAAACTTTGTCGCGAAAAGCGCCTCCACCGGACATCGCATGATACACTATTCCGAGAGCCGGCAAAGGAACGATTCCCATAACCGCGTTCCTGGTTTCCACATCCTCCAAACCTATGCACACACAGTAAAAAGGAATCCGATGGGAATAATTCACCGTACCGTCGAGAGGATCGATAATCCATTTAAACCGGGTCCGCCCTTCATAAACGGAACCTTCTTCCCCTAAAATATGGTCTTCCGGAAAGACGCGACGGATTTCGTTAACGATCAGATTTTCCGATCCTTTGTCCGCCTTGGTTACCAGATCTGATTCGATGTTCCCTTTGTAGGAAATCGACAAGTCTTCCTCTTCATGAGTTTTGACTAGGAATTCCATCACCGTAGGAACGAAATTTAGGAAATGTTGGTATCTGATTTTGATGTCGTTTTCGTAGCTCATGCGGTTCGGTTTTCAGGTTTTGGTTCAACCTATCGGAAGATTGTATTTCGTAAAGGAAGATACCTCGGTTCGGTTTCTTTAAATTTTTTGTTCTTTAGAAGCGGAACCTAAGAACTCCTTTGCCTTGTTTCTATGCTCTTCCTTGATAAAAATCGTCGCTGCTTGAATCACTGCCGCGATTACCGCCGCATCATCTAGATAGCCTGCCCCGATAAAAACGTCGGGAATCACGTCCCAAGGCGTTAAAAAATAGGTCAGCGCTCCGGCGATGGTAAGTTTCGCTTTCAGTGGGGTGTCCGGATCTAGCATGGCGAAATATAAAGCGATGGCGTCCGGTAAAAAAGGGACTTTTCCGGCGACCTTCTTCACTTTTTCCCAAAACCCTTTTTTTACCGATTCGATCTTATCTTCTTCCATCGTTGCCTTAAGTGTATGTCGAGTCGGAAAGCCTTCCAAGTAAATTTCTCAGAAATGATCCGTGCTTTTTTCGAATCTAAGAAAGCGTTCCGGAATCGGCAAAACTACCGACACCTCTTCCTTCGAAAACGGATCCACGAATTCCAGATGATAGGACAAAAGAAGGAGTCCGAAAGATTGGAAGATCTGCGCGTTTTTAGAATAGAGCAAATCCCCGACTACGGGAGCTCTGAGACTTTGCATATGAACCCGGATCTGGTGAGTTCTTCCGGTCTCTAGGAGCGCTTCGACTAAAGAGAATTTCCGGCCATTTTTGGAGACGACGGTTTTCAGGACCTGATAATGAGTTACGGAAGGTCGACCTTTCGAAGTGACCGTCATCTTCAATCTTTCCGTAGGATGTCTCCCTATGGGTAAATCCACGGTGCCTTCGCCATCCGGCAAAGAGCCTTGTGTCCAAGCCAGGTATTTTTTCGTGATTTTACGTGTCCGAAACAACTCGGAAAGTCTTGCGTGAGCCGTGTCGTTCTTCGCGACCAACATCAATCCTTCGGTAGGTTTATCCAATCGATGGACGATTCCAGGTCTCGCCTCCCCACCGATCCTGGACAGCTCCTTAAATTTATATAGAAGGCCGTTCACCAATGTCGCCGAGCGATCTCCCGGGCCACTATGGGATGCGATTCCCGCGGGTTTCCGAATAATCATATACTCCGGAGTCTCTTTCAGAACTTCCAAATTCATCTGGATGGGCTCCAAATTTAAGGGCGGCTTAGGAGGAACGGAAATTTCGAAAGTTTCTCCGGGTCTGACTTTATAGGAGGCTTTATCTATTTTCTTTCCGGAAGCGTCTTTTACCCAACCGGAATCGATCCAGTGCTGAACGGATGCACGGGAAATTTCATCTCCTAAAGTTTCCTTCAGGAATTTATCGATTCGAGCACCTTCCCATTCCGGGTCTACTTCGGAACGCAGTTCCATATTCATCGATCCTACTCCTTTGATTGTCGCCGAATATCATGAATTCCGATCTCGGTTAATTGGTAAAAAAGATTTCCCATTTTCTTAGAATTCGTATATTTTGGATAAATTCACCGTAAACTTTACCCTCTTCCATCAAAGGACGGATATAACATGGCTAAAAAAATTCTTAACTTCCTGTTAGTCGGTGCAACGGCTTTTTCACTTTCTTTCTGCGCTTCGTCGGAAACGAAAGAGCAGCCGGCACCCGAACCGCAGGCACAAACCAATGCGAATGAAAGCTCTGCGGCTTCATCACGTAGCATAGATCTGGGCTCTCCGGAAGGAATCGCGAATACTTTTAACGATAAAATCAAAGATTTCCGCTATCCAGATGGAATTACTCGTCCGGGATTCAGCTACAAAAAAGCGGATGTAAGTGCGGGCGATTTTAGCGAATGGTCCAAAGCGAACGTTGCCGTTCTGAAGGACGCTCTCGGAAAACTTCCGGATTCTTGGGTTCTACAAATCACCGGTCATACGGATCAAGTCGGCCCGGAAGAAGCGGAAGGCGATAAAAAAGGAAACGTTTTTTACGGAGATATCCGCGCTAAAGCGGTCAAACAAGCCCTGGTAAAACAAGGAATTCCCGCAAATAGAATCGTTACGAAAAGCGCCGGTTCTTCGTCCCCGGTTTCCGGCCTAGAGGCTAAAGACCCTAAAAACCGCAGAGTCACTTTCAGTTTTGTGGCAGGAACCGCTTCTGCACCTCCTGCTCAACCGGAAACTCAACAACAACCTCAACCTAGCAGCAACCCGCCGCAACAGCAATAATAAGCTCTAGGAAAAGCGAGAGGGACGTTCGTCCCTCTTTCAAAAAACGGGGAAACAAAGCCCCGTTTTTTTATACCGAACTGCTTTCCCCTTAATCCAGACCCGGGGAAATCATTTTTTCCGGCAATACCCATTGGTCAAATTGATCACCGGTCAATAAACCCAGCTCTATACCGGATTCTTTTAGGCTTGTGCCTTTCTTATGCGCGTTTTTGGCGATTTTCGCCGCGTTATCATATCCGATATGCGGGTTCAAAGCCGTCACCAACATTAAACTATTTCGAAGATGTTCCGCAATTTTCTCCTTGTTGGCGACGATTCCCCTAGCGCAATGCTCTTCGAAAGAAACAGCCGAATCCGAAAGAATACGGATCGAATTCAATACGTTATGGATAATCAGAGGCTTAAACACGTTTAGCTCGAAATTTCCCGAGGCGCCTCCTATGTTGACTGCGACATCGTTCGCGATGACCTGTGCAGCGACCATCGTCATTTGTTCGGATTGAGTGGGGTTTACCTTCCCGGGCATGATAGAGGATCCGGGTTCGTTTTCCGGAATGGAAATCTCACCGATTCCACAACGGGGCCCCGAGGAAAGCCAACGGATATCGTTCGCGATCTTCATAAACGAAGCTGCGACGGTCTTTAAAACTCCGTGGGTTTCGACCAGCGAATCATGAGCTGCAAGAGCTTCGAATTTATTTTCCGCCGAAACAAAGGGGAGGCCCGTTTCTTTCGAGATTTGGGAAGCGGCACGTAATGCGAATTCGGGATGGGTATTCAATCCAGTCCCTACCGCGGTTCCACCCAATGCAAGCCTATAGACGGAAGGAAGACAGGCCCTTACCCTCTCGATATTATAATCCAATTGCTTGACATAACCGGAAAACTCCTGGCCCAACGTGAGAGGAGTCGCGTCCTGCAAGTGAGTTCTTCCGATTTTGATGATATCTTTGAATTCTCCCGCTTTCTTACGCAGAGTATCCCTGAATTGTTCCAAAGCGGGAATCAGTTTTTTAACCAATTGCTCCGCCGCAGCGATATGCATCGCTGTCGGAAACGTGTCGTTCGAGGATTGAGCCTTGTTTACGTCGTCGTTGGGATGGATCGGCTTCTTGGAGCCTTTCGTTCCTCCGGCAAGTTCGATAGCTCGATTCGAAATGACCTCGTTGGTATTCATATTCGTCTGGGTTCCGGAACCGGTCTGCCATACGCTTAAAGGGAAATGTTCGTCCAGCTTGCCCGAAATGACTTCATCCGCTGCCTGAACGATCAATTTCCTTTTGTCTTCAGGTAAAAGGCCGAGTTCCGCATTTACTATGGCTGCGGATTTTTTCAATATCCCTAGGGCACGGATCATTTCTCTCGGGAATCGGTCGTTACCGATATGAAAATGATGTAATGATCGTTCCGTTTGAGCGCCCCAATATTTGGAGTCGTCTACTTCGATCTCTCCCATAGAGTCGGTTTCGATCCTAGTTTTCATGGATCCTCCAGAGTTATATAAGTTAGAATTTTTAGGCAGGACGCGAAAATGCGAGATTACTCTTCCCGGAACTTACGAAGAGTGTCCGCCAATGCAGCGAATTCTGGATTCTTTGCAGTGACGTTCTCCAGATATTCCAGAACGGAGTCCAGCCAAGCGGAATCGAATTCGAGTTCCTTCCGAATGAACACATGTCGGACGGAATTCATGGAACGGATTTCGATATATCTCCGCTTCTGGTCATAGTATATGAGGTCGGCAACTTTGTCTTTTCCGAATTCGGGGGAAGCGACTGTGTTCACCACTTCATCCAACCAAATCAGTCCGTTATTATTTCGATCCACGTAATCGATGACTTTCTGCAATTTCGGGGGAATCAACAGGGATTTCTCCTTGGGGCCGACGATAACACCTAAGGATTTTTTACGTTTCGCCTGAGGTTCCGCGGTTTCCGATTTTGGAGAAGCTTGTTTCTGCGCGCTCTTGGTCGATCCGATCGAATCGTCGAGTATTTCGAAATCCTTCTTTTCCGTCGAAGCGACTGCAATTCCGAAAAGCCCGAGAATCCATTCCAATAATCGGACAATCCAGGATTTCGAATCCTGCTCCGCCTTACGTTTTTGCTTTTCCGTTTCTTTTTCCCATTCCGAAATCGCTTTCGATAAACGCAGTTGTTCGTCTATCGCGACTTCCGAATCCACGCCCTCGGTGACTTCCCTTAAAAAAGCATAAATCCCTTTTGCCTGACCGTTCTTGCGGATCAAATTGTGAACGGAAGTTCTCTTATCCTTGTTATACAAAAATGCCGGGATAACGTTTTCCAAGGCCAGGGTCAAAAGCCCCGGAGCGGATCCGGTCGTTTTTTCCCTCTTTAGAATATCGTTCCTGCTCTTTATTTTCTCCAGGATTTGGTCTAGAATTTCTGCCTTGTTTAATCCGGCCGCTTGGATCGCCCCGTCTTTCAATTTAATGGAATTCTGATCGACAACCAACGGTTCTTTGGTCTCGCGGATACGGATCACGATGTCGGTGAATGCAAGATTGACTAAGGATTCCTTCCTCAATGCTGAAAGAGAATTCATTGATTGGATCAAAACTTCGAAAGCTTGGAGAAAGAGATCCGAACCCTCCCAATTTTTTCCGGAAGTAAATGCCGGGTGTCTCCGAAGCTCCGCAAGAAACTCCGATCCTTGCATCATTCCATCCGACTGAATCCAACTCGTCTGCTCGGCGGGAAGAAGATGAACGAGAATCCTTCTCGCCAAAGAAATAAAGATCTCGTAAACGATTTCCATCTCCGTCTCTTCGTTAGCGGCTCCCGTCTTGGAATCGGGAGAAGAGTCGTTTATCAATTCGTCCAAAGATGGTTGTACAAGATGAAATTCCGGATGAAGTTGCAGCAAAGGAGGACGATTTCCTCTTCTTTCCAGAGCCGTGATTGCATCGCCTTCGGTCTTAATCTGTGCGAGAAATTCCGCGATCTCGGGTTGCTTTTTGGATAGAATCGAGACGAAAGTTCCGAGAATTTCCTCATTCAGCTTTAGATTTCTCTGTAGGAACGATTCCATGGAGAACGTAATCAGATTTCTCATGGACAAGGCCAGGTTTTTGGAATCTTGAAAATCGACGGGATTTCCTTTTTCATCCGTGTTTATGTATTGTCTCTGCACCCATTCCCTTAATTCTCCGCTGTTCTTCTTTTCCATCAGGATGAAATCCCGACGGTGAATGAATTGTAAAAACGCAGAGGCGCTCTGTGCCAGGCAAGCGAGCTTTATTTTTTGAACCTGCTCGGATTTTCTGGATGCCGGTCTTAGAACTACGTTAGAAAGCCCTAATTCCTTGGTCTCTTCCGAGACGAACATGTATTGGTACAAAACGAAACCGTTCTTGTTTTCGAAATATGTTAAATCCGCCGGTTTTAGAAATTGAAGTTGCTCGAATTTTGCCAGAGCGAAAGGGGATTGACTGAACAAAAAGAAGTTCTCCACTCCCTTTTCGATTAAATCCAAATCCCGCATTGCTTTAGGATTGGTTTGGAGCAGCAGATTTCGGAGCTCCTCTTCGGGAATCAGATCCACTCTTTCCGGAGGAACGATTCCTAATTCTTGGGCGGGAAGTCCTAGTTCGGGCGAAATTTTTGGAGATCTATCCGCTTCGGGCATCATGTTTCTCTCTTTTCGCCCCGGAGATTCCTTAGCGATATTGCTTTAGTACATTCTCGGAGAGCGCGACTTCTTTCTTGAGTTTCGAAACCGATCCTTCGACCTTTCTTCCGAAACTTTCCTTATGCCCGCATCAAACCTTCCAAAAAAGCGATGTATTTTTCCCTTCCCGGATACGGTCTTCTTGCGGTACCACTCTGGACGGCGGCTTCCGCAACTGCAGGCGCTACATGATATAAGACGCGTTGATCGAACGGTTTCGGAATCAAATAGTCGGGGCCAAATTTGAATTTTTCCCCTCCGTAGGCCGCGCTCACGGATTCCGGTACGTCCAAACGCGCAAGTTCCGCAAGCGCCCGTGCCGCCGCCAATTTCATTTCCAGTGTAATATGCCTGGCCCGAATATCCAAGGCCCCGCGGAAAATAAACGGGAAACCCAAGACATTATTCACTTGGTTCGGATTATCACTTCTACCTGTTCCCATAATCAAATCCGATCGAACGCCTTTAGCGACAGAATACGGAATTTCCGGATCGGGGTTGGCCAACGCAAAAATCACGGGAGATTTTGCCATGGAGCGGACCATCGACTCGTCGACCATATCTGCAACGGATACGCCGACGAAAACGTCCGCATTTTGCATGATATCCGCTAAAGTCCTAGCTTTGGTATTTTGTACATACTTCTGCTTGGTCTCGTTCAGGTCCGTACGCTCGTGATGGATCACTCCTTTGGTATCCACCAAAAAGATGTTTTCTTTCCTCACTCCAATATGCTGCACCAACTCTGCGATCGCAATTCCGGCAGCACCGGCTCCGCAGATCACGAGCTTAATTTCGCTAGGTCGTTTTCCGTTCAGCTCGAAAGCATTCAGGAGCCCTGCTACGGTGATGATCGCCGTACCGTGCTGGTCGTCGTGGAAAACAGGAATGTTCATCCTCTGTATGAGTTGTTCTTCGATATAAAAACTTTCCGGAGCTTTAATGTCCTCCAGATTGATTCCGCCAAAAGTAGGCTCCAGCATTTTCACCGCGTTCACGAATTCTTCCGGATTCTTCGCATCCACCTCGATATCGAAAACGTCGATTCCAGCGAATTTCTTAAAGAGCACCGCCTTTCCTTCCATGACCGGTTTCCCGGCGGCGGGACCGATATCCCCCAATCCTAAAATCGCAGTGCCGTTCGTGATGATTCCGACAAGATTTCCCTTGTTCGTATATTCATAGACTAGGTCCGGATTTTCTTTGATTTCCAAACAAGGATAAGCTACCCCGGGAGAATAGGCCAAAGAAAGATCATAGGAATCGCGAGTCGGTTTTGTGGGAACTACTTCGATTTTGCCTTTAGGGTGCTGAGAATGATATTCGAGCGATTTTTCTCTCATACGAATAGACCAACTTTTTTGTAAATAGGCTTCGATTCTATCTTAATTCCGAACTTTTCCTTTTCGAATTAACCGTGAGAATCCGGTTTCCCGGATGCGCAAGTCAAAGCTGAAATCGATTCACTTACCGACGCAAAACTTGCTAAAAATTCTGCCCAAGACTTCTTCCGTATCCACCCGTCCGTTCACTTCCCCGATTTCATCGAGGGCTGTATCGATTTCCTTAATGTACACTTCCGCAGGGGCATTTTCCTCGATCAGGAGAAGACATGCATTCAGAGATCGGACGATGGAAAGAAAATGAAAACGATTTCTTTCCTCCAAAAGGACATAATCCTCGGAACTCTCCAGACTTTGCAGCTTGGCGGAAATTTCGCGGATCAACTCGTCGACACCCTGTCTCGTTTTGCAGGAAACCTCGCAGACGACGGCATCAGAAATTATATTTCGGATCGCGGAAGGATTCCAAGTAGGACTCGCAATGTCGAATTTGTTGGCGGCGATCACGGCTCCGTTCAGTTTTGAAAGGTTGGATCGCACGAACTTTCCCCAGTCGATTTCTTGCGATAGATCGATTACGAACACGCGAACATCCGCCGACGAAAATTCCTTTTCGCTCCTTTCGATTCCCATTCTTTCCACCTTGTCGCCGGTCTCGCGAACCCCGGCCGTGTCCGTAAGGCGGATCGGAATCCCGGCAAGTAGGAATTCCTCGCTCACATAATCCCTAGTAGTCCCGGGAATATCCGAAATGATGGACCTTTCACGCCCGAGAATCAAATTCATCAGGCTGGATTTTCCCGTATTGGGTTCCCCGTATAAAACTACTCGGCTTCGCTCCAGAAGAGTTTCCGCTTGGCCGGATTTTTTCAGCAGGTTCTCGCAGGTTTCCAAAACCTTTTGGATCCGATTCTTTCTCTGTACTAAAGACTCGAAGGTCAGGTCTTCGGTGGAGAAATCGATTTCCGCTTCGCATTCCGCTTTTAACGAAATCAGTTGGCTCCGAAGATTCGATGCAAGACGGGAAAGCTCGCCGAAAGCGTTCTTCTGGGCAAGTTCCAATTCGAAACGCGATCTGGCTTGGATGATCCGACCGATCGCCTCCGCTTCGTTTAAATCCAACTTTCCATTCAAGAAAGCGCGCTTCGTAAATTCTCCTTGCTTCGCGGGTCTTGCCCCTGATCGAAAAAGGCATTCGAGAACTTCTCTTAATAAAATCGGATTTCCGTGCGCATGAATTTCGCAAAGATCCTCCCCGGTAAACGAATTCGGTCCGGGGAAAAAAAGAAACACGACCCGATCCAACTTTCTGTCATGATCGACGAAGTTGAAAGTATGCGCGTGCCTAGGTCGGACCGAAACTCGGTTCGTTTCGGATCCGATTCCTCTAAGGTGTAAAAGGGAGATT contains:
- a CDS encoding MarR family winged helix-turn-helix transcriptional regulator, with product MARVKVDTLQELSERFRTFSRDLKKEFGNLISREGYTMNEFIVLRSLYPNERLRSADLAKELDVSPAYITVLIEKLRAKGLLDSIRNEDDRRAWDLGLTSNGKKIFQKLDSKFTNCVRERFQTLSGPEIESMNRMMIRLMEKKES
- a CDS encoding inositol monophosphatase family protein, producing the protein MSYENDIKIRYQHFLNFVPTVMEFLVKTHEEEDLSISYKGNIESDLVTKADKGSENLIVNEIRRVFPEDHILGEEGSVYEGRTRFKWIIDPLDGTVNYSHRIPFYCVCIGLEDVETRNAVMGIVPLPALGIVYHAMSGGGAFRDKVSISVSKTKELKNALLCTGFPYDKGDRIDRLVFNLKNFLLRSRGIRRTGSAGLDICWVADGKFDAFWEEDLKPWDMTAAAAILQEAGGKLSTFDNNDFHPYVSNIIASNGTLHEKMVETLEEYLNRL
- a CDS encoding YkvA family protein; translated protein: MEEDKIESVKKGFWEKVKKVAGKVPFLPDAIALYFAMLDPDTPLKAKLTIAGALTYFLTPWDVIPDVFIGAGYLDDAAVIAAVIQAATIFIKEEHRNKAKEFLGSASKEQKI
- a CDS encoding RluA family pseudouridine synthase → MNMELRSEVDPEWEGARIDKFLKETLGDEISRASVQHWIDSGWVKDASGKKIDKASYKVRPGETFEISVPPKPPLNLEPIQMNLEVLKETPEYMIIRKPAGIASHSGPGDRSATLVNGLLYKFKELSRIGGEARPGIVHRLDKPTEGLMLVAKNDTAHARLSELFRTRKITKKYLAWTQGSLPDGEGTVDLPIGRHPTERLKMTVTSKGRPSVTHYQVLKTVVSKNGRKFSLVEALLETGRTHQIRVHMQSLRAPVVGDLLYSKNAQIFQSFGLLLLSYHLEFVDPFSKEEVSVVLPIPERFLRFEKSTDHF
- the loa22 gene encoding OmpA family outer membrane lipoprotein Loa22, whose protein sequence is MAKKILNFLLVGATAFSLSFCASSETKEQPAPEPQAQTNANESSAASSRSIDLGSPEGIANTFNDKIKDFRYPDGITRPGFSYKKADVSAGDFSEWSKANVAVLKDALGKLPDSWVLQITGHTDQVGPEEAEGDKKGNVFYGDIRAKAVKQALVKQGIPANRIVTKSAGSSSPVSGLEAKDPKNRRVTFSFVAGTASAPPAQPETQQQPQPSSNPPQQQ
- the fumC gene encoding class II fumarate hydratase, with amino-acid sequence MKTRIETDSMGEIEVDDSKYWGAQTERSLHHFHIGNDRFPREMIRALGILKKSAAIVNAELGLLPEDKRKLIVQAADEVISGKLDEHFPLSVWQTGSGTQTNMNTNEVISNRAIELAGGTKGSKKPIHPNDDVNKAQSSNDTFPTAMHIAAAEQLVKKLIPALEQFRDTLRKKAGEFKDIIKIGRTHLQDATPLTLGQEFSGYVKQLDYNIERVRACLPSVYRLALGGTAVGTGLNTHPEFALRAASQISKETGLPFVSAENKFEALAAHDSLVETHGVLKTVAASFMKIANDIRWLSSGPRCGIGEISIPENEPGSSIMPGKVNPTQSEQMTMVAAQVIANDVAVNIGGASGNFELNVFKPLIIHNVLNSIRILSDSAVSFEEHCARGIVANKEKIAEHLRNSLMLVTALNPHIGYDNAAKIAKNAHKKGTSLKESGIELGLLTGDQFDQWVLPEKMISPGLD
- a CDS encoding malic enzyme-like NAD(P)-binding protein — translated: MREKSLEYHSQHPKGKIEVVPTKPTRDSYDLSLAYSPGVAYPCLEIKENPDLVYEYTNKGNLVGIITNGTAILGLGDIGPAAGKPVMEGKAVLFKKFAGIDVFDIEVDAKNPEEFVNAVKMLEPTFGGINLEDIKAPESFYIEEQLIQRMNIPVFHDDQHGTAIITVAGLLNAFELNGKRPSEIKLVICGAGAAGIAIAELVQHIGVRKENIFLVDTKGVIHHERTDLNETKQKYVQNTKARTLADIMQNADVFVGVSVADMVDESMVRSMAKSPVIFALANPDPEIPYSVAKGVRSDLIMGTGRSDNPNQVNNVLGFPFIFRGALDIRARHITLEMKLAAARALAELARLDVPESVSAAYGGEKFKFGPDYLIPKPFDQRVLYHVAPAVAEAAVQSGTARRPYPGREKYIAFLEGLMRA
- the mnmE gene encoding tRNA uridine-5-carboxymethylaminomethyl(34) synthesis GTPase MnmE, whose protein sequence is MADTIAAVSTASGAGAIGILRISGPDALKISLLHLRGIGSETNRVSVRPRHAHTFNFVDHDRKLDRVVFLFFPGPNSFTGEDLCEIHAHGNPILLREVLECLFRSGARPAKQGEFTKRAFLNGKLDLNEAEAIGRIIQARSRFELELAQKNAFGELSRLASNLRSQLISLKAECEAEIDFSTEDLTFESLVQRKNRIQKVLETCENLLKKSGQAETLLERSRVVLYGEPNTGKSSLMNLILGRERSIISDIPGTTRDYVSEEFLLAGIPIRLTDTAGVRETGDKVERMGIERSEKEFSSADVRVFVIDLSQEIDWGKFVRSNLSKLNGAVIAANKFDIASPTWNPSAIRNIISDAVVCEVSCKTRQGVDELIREISAKLQSLESSEDYVLLEERNRFHFLSIVRSLNACLLLIEENAPAEVYIKEIDTALDEIGEVNGRVDTEEVLGRIFSKFCVGK